A single Crateriforma conspicua DNA region contains:
- a CDS encoding polysaccharide deacetylase family protein — MNRPIASLSLDLDNRWAYLRAAGRDDWMNRPSYLPMAVDRIVDVLGELNLPLTVFLVGRDLTNKADCDAIRRFDSIHWEPANHSLNHLPWMHTMPPDQIEEEIAITETRIVDLLGIRPYGFRGPGFSCPPEVLSVLQERGYLYDASSFPTSVAPIARWFFMLKTGLKGQQKDKAKQLYGGFGSMLKPNRPHRLHNTAPEFWEIPVSVMPLTRLPIHMSYLCYLASFSVAAAKMYFSSVVRLATLTGTPISLLLHPPDFFGHEDADDLSYLPGMSMARDDKLRFVRWALESLSGRFEVRRMIDQLHSLAPETVSAITQADLKHHESGESHSPVPDRVVDAATTP; from the coding sequence ATGAATCGCCCCATCGCAAGCCTATCACTGGACCTGGATAACCGCTGGGCCTATCTGCGCGCCGCCGGCCGCGATGATTGGATGAATCGCCCAAGCTATCTGCCCATGGCGGTCGACCGAATCGTCGATGTACTGGGCGAACTGAACCTACCACTGACGGTCTTTCTTGTCGGTCGTGACTTGACAAACAAGGCGGACTGCGACGCGATTCGGCGGTTCGATTCGATTCATTGGGAACCGGCCAACCATTCCCTGAATCATCTGCCGTGGATGCACACGATGCCCCCGGATCAGATCGAAGAAGAGATCGCAATCACCGAGACACGAATCGTCGACTTGCTGGGCATCCGTCCGTACGGATTTCGCGGCCCCGGTTTCAGCTGCCCTCCCGAAGTCTTGAGCGTCTTACAAGAACGGGGTTACCTGTACGATGCGTCATCCTTTCCCACATCGGTCGCACCAATCGCCCGTTGGTTCTTCATGCTAAAAACGGGCTTGAAAGGCCAGCAAAAAGACAAAGCTAAACAGCTGTACGGTGGATTCGGGTCGATGCTAAAGCCCAATCGCCCCCACCGGTTGCACAACACTGCACCGGAGTTCTGGGAGATCCCGGTATCCGTCATGCCGTTGACGCGTCTGCCGATCCACATGAGCTATCTGTGTTACCTGGCCAGTTTTTCGGTCGCCGCGGCCAAGATGTATTTCTCATCGGTCGTACGTTTGGCAACGCTGACCGGAACGCCGATTTCATTGTTGTTGCACCCACCGGATTTTTTCGGGCATGAAGACGCCGACGACCTGAGCTATTTGCCGGGAATGTCGATGGCACGCGACGACAAACTTCGATTCGTCCGCTGGGCTTTGGAAAGTCTCAGCGGCCGCTTCGAAGTTCGCAGAATGATCGACCAGCTGCACTCACTTGCACCGGAGACGGTTTCGGCGATCACCCAAGCGGATCTGAAACATCACGAATCCGGCGAGTCTCATTCCCCCGTACCGGACCGCGTTGTGGACGCGGCAACGACACCATGA
- a CDS encoding sugar transferase yields MLGALIQYWSDRRVRRGRNGESVLTRQQFNHELTRERIRATRRSIPFCLLNVELTAEADRSNNRRKLVRLLNRNLRITDQIGQLNRNQFGVLLVDTPEMGGRACLDRLTRLFDGVQLDVRLSLRVHDPEGFDSDDDYPGDGDRRGETPTTRQWSPETDAGPVEVSTESPMTSGKTIQSALKRSVDVIGASVGLILTGPIILGSMAAVKLTSPGPAMFTQTREGYRGRPFTIYKLRTMIVDAESQQAALREQSHRDGPAFKIERDPRVTSVGHLFRVTCIDELPQLWNVLKGDMSLVGPRPLPWHESRACSHWHRRRLDVKPGMTCYWQVDKEAAETFDDWMRMDLRYVDRTGLLGDFRLIAQTVTVPILGRGSR; encoded by the coding sequence GTGCTAGGTGCTTTGATTCAGTACTGGTCCGATCGGCGAGTCCGACGCGGACGCAACGGTGAAAGCGTTCTGACGCGACAACAATTCAATCACGAATTGACTCGCGAACGAATCCGCGCCACCCGACGTTCCATCCCGTTCTGCTTGCTGAACGTGGAATTGACGGCCGAGGCCGATCGATCGAATAACCGCCGGAAACTGGTTCGCTTGCTGAACCGTAACCTGCGGATCACGGATCAAATCGGCCAGTTGAACCGAAACCAATTCGGCGTGCTGTTGGTGGATACGCCGGAAATGGGCGGCCGAGCTTGCTTGGACCGCCTGACCCGCCTGTTCGATGGCGTCCAATTGGACGTTCGATTGTCGCTGCGGGTCCACGACCCCGAGGGCTTCGACAGCGACGACGATTATCCCGGCGATGGCGATCGCCGCGGTGAAACGCCGACCACCCGCCAATGGTCTCCGGAAACCGATGCCGGGCCGGTGGAAGTGTCAACGGAATCACCGATGACTTCGGGCAAGACGATTCAATCGGCGCTCAAGCGATCGGTCGATGTGATTGGCGCTTCGGTGGGACTGATTTTGACCGGGCCGATCATTCTGGGCTCCATGGCGGCGGTCAAACTGACCAGCCCCGGCCCGGCGATGTTCACCCAAACCCGCGAAGGCTATCGCGGACGTCCTTTTACGATCTACAAGTTGCGCACGATGATCGTGGACGCGGAAAGCCAACAGGCGGCGCTTCGCGAACAAAGCCATCGCGACGGTCCCGCTTTCAAGATTGAACGCGATCCCCGTGTGACGAGTGTGGGCCACTTGTTTCGCGTCACCTGCATCGACGAACTGCCACAGTTATGGAACGTGCTGAAGGGTGACATGTCGCTGGTCGGACCGCGACCGCTGCCCTGGCATGAAAGCCGCGCCTGCAGCCACTGGCACCGCCGCCGCCTGGACGTCAAACCGGGCATGACCTGTTATTGGCAGGTCGATAAGGAAGCCGCCGAGACGTTTGACGACTGGATGCGGATGGATCTTCGCTACGTCGATCGCACCGGACTGCTGGGTGACTTTCGCCTGATCGCCCAAACCGTCACCGTTCCGATATTGGGACGAGGTAGTCGGTAG
- a CDS encoding glycosyltransferase family 4 protein, translating to MDTQDDRDRVDGDASSSGDMDTNPAIDRPSTEGPWVSNTLGDSVGQPLDVRVVFMTHYIPLYQVRVLQSIAASVREFHVLLSTPIEPNRDFQVDWSGLNVNVQKNFMLRRPWKHTSGFVDDLYVHFPTDTQAQLRRLRPDVVMSLELGARSVGAAQYCRRNPDAKLILCTYMSEHSEQGRGWMRRVLRRRLIRQADAVTYNGPSCLRYLRDRLLVPGPKLFPLPYAADDRVFAVDPPNSATSDGSRPLGKLLCIGQLSDRKGVIPLAEQLVAYCRQNPNRHIELTFAGDGPKRHELESMVTPDNLQFRLIGNVASTELRKTLAVHDAVISPTLADEWLLVVNEALHAGVPVIGSVYAQAVTTLVQDDVNGWRFDPLKDASIASAMDRYFDTNDVAWNAMRQAAFQSVRERTPHWAASGAIRAIHALKADPWRLPDPELRSRMTAKLAVSQP from the coding sequence GTGGACACGCAAGACGACAGGGATCGCGTCGACGGCGATGCCTCGTCGTCCGGTGACATGGATACCAATCCCGCCATTGATCGGCCGTCAACCGAGGGGCCCTGGGTGTCAAACACTTTGGGCGATTCAGTCGGTCAACCGCTGGATGTGCGGGTCGTCTTCATGACGCACTACATCCCTCTGTATCAAGTGCGTGTGTTGCAATCGATCGCAGCATCGGTTCGTGAATTTCACGTCTTGCTCAGCACGCCGATCGAGCCAAACCGCGACTTTCAAGTGGATTGGTCGGGGCTGAACGTCAACGTTCAAAAGAACTTCATGCTCCGCCGACCGTGGAAGCACACATCCGGTTTCGTTGACGACCTTTACGTGCACTTTCCCACCGACACCCAGGCTCAGCTTCGCCGCCTACGTCCCGATGTGGTGATGTCACTGGAATTGGGCGCCCGCAGCGTCGGCGCCGCACAGTACTGTCGAAGAAACCCCGATGCAAAGCTGATCCTTTGCACTTACATGTCGGAACATTCCGAACAGGGACGCGGATGGATGCGACGTGTGCTGCGTCGTCGATTGATCCGTCAAGCCGACGCGGTCACCTACAACGGGCCATCATGCCTTCGCTATCTGCGGGATCGCTTGTTGGTGCCAGGGCCGAAACTCTTTCCGTTACCCTACGCCGCCGACGATCGCGTGTTCGCGGTCGATCCGCCCAACAGCGCAACATCGGATGGGTCGCGTCCGTTGGGCAAGCTGTTGTGCATCGGTCAATTGAGTGACCGGAAAGGCGTCATCCCGCTGGCGGAGCAATTGGTCGCGTACTGCCGCCAGAATCCCAATCGGCATATCGAATTGACGTTTGCCGGCGATGGCCCCAAGCGTCACGAATTGGAATCGATGGTCACGCCGGACAATCTGCAGTTCCGCCTGATTGGCAACGTCGCGTCGACCGAGCTACGCAAGACACTGGCGGTTCACGACGCGGTGATCTCGCCCACCCTTGCCGACGAATGGTTGCTGGTGGTCAACGAAGCACTTCATGCGGGCGTTCCCGTCATCGGCAGTGTTTATGCACAGGCGGTGACCACCTTGGTGCAAGACGACGTCAACGGTTGGCGTTTCGACCCCTTGAAGGACGCCAGCATTGCGTCGGCAATGGACCGGTATTTCGATACCAATGACGTGGCCTGGAACGCGATGCGTCAGGCGGCATTCCAATCGGTGCGTGAACGAACGCCGCATTGGGCGGCCTCCGGTGCGATCCGCGCGATTCATGCACTGAAGGCCGACCCGTGGCGTCTGCCAGACCCGGAATTGCGTTCGCGGATGACGGCAAAACTGGCGGTATCCCAACCATGA
- a CDS encoding GumC family protein, producing the protein MNRRQNNSWASLSVADLIGSVRRHLISVILVAMVVTTAVVAMLLAWPNQYRSDGLMYVRLGRMALNVDPTANPSAGVSLQESRTSEVVSIAEMLGSREIAERIVQQLGADTLLQPRTWIDRSIARLRDAMPSKGGGTWGDLTAEQCQAQVDLENAVRKVHESLQISMPRDAYTVSVGAKFSDPIVAQQIAQAAMDQYAGYHVEAHRATGSFEFFEQQVRNSREKAAKAQQALQAAKNELGWLNPDTAEKTLSERFVNVEVAMDETSGQLAEAERTVIELAKQLDTVDQWIPVEKTSGVASKSADDMRTQLYDLQVQQNDELAKIMPSHPRYRMLKEKMEANSKIVDGEEKGRDISREAINPVFQELQTAHTTAIAKAAGLKAKHAALETELTQVRKDVERLNRDSARLNELAWEAKIAERDYLEHTRRYDEARITHDLDRENLSDVSIVQDASLNLKKSSPSRALLAIVGAFLGLSLGLLQAFLRDTGDATGRSVDREFAGPESRIDPIHDDVAAPRWTNGADQMDAEHVAESRDLVTSGAGNTNTHSATESNLPR; encoded by the coding sequence GTGAATCGCCGCCAAAACAACTCCTGGGCGTCATTGAGCGTGGCCGACTTGATCGGCTCGGTCCGCCGCCACTTGATTTCGGTCATCTTGGTTGCCATGGTCGTCACCACCGCGGTGGTCGCCATGCTGCTGGCCTGGCCCAATCAGTACCGCAGCGATGGGCTGATGTATGTGCGTCTGGGCCGGATGGCTTTGAACGTCGATCCCACGGCCAACCCGTCGGCGGGCGTGTCGCTTCAAGAAAGCCGAACCTCAGAAGTCGTCAGCATTGCCGAAATGCTGGGCAGTCGTGAAATCGCCGAACGTATCGTCCAGCAGCTCGGGGCCGACACTTTGCTGCAACCCCGGACCTGGATCGACCGTTCGATCGCACGCTTGCGTGACGCGATGCCCAGTAAAGGCGGCGGAACCTGGGGCGACCTGACGGCGGAGCAGTGCCAGGCCCAGGTCGATCTGGAAAACGCGGTTCGAAAGGTTCACGAATCGCTGCAGATCAGCATGCCGCGTGATGCCTACACGGTCAGCGTGGGGGCAAAATTCAGCGACCCCATCGTCGCCCAGCAAATTGCCCAAGCTGCGATGGATCAGTACGCCGGGTATCACGTCGAGGCCCACCGGGCGACCGGATCGTTTGAGTTCTTTGAACAACAGGTCCGAAACAGCCGCGAAAAGGCCGCCAAAGCGCAACAGGCCCTGCAGGCGGCCAAGAACGAACTGGGATGGCTGAATCCCGACACGGCCGAAAAGACACTCAGCGAACGCTTCGTCAACGTGGAAGTCGCCATGGACGAAACGTCCGGCCAGCTGGCCGAAGCCGAGCGGACGGTGATCGAACTGGCCAAACAACTGGACACGGTCGACCAATGGATTCCCGTCGAAAAGACCAGCGGCGTCGCCAGCAAATCGGCCGACGACATGCGAACGCAACTGTATGACCTGCAGGTCCAGCAGAACGACGAACTGGCCAAAATCATGCCCAGCCATCCGCGGTACCGGATGCTGAAGGAAAAGATGGAAGCCAATTCGAAGATCGTTGACGGCGAAGAAAAGGGCCGCGATATCAGCCGCGAGGCCATCAATCCGGTCTTTCAAGAACTGCAGACCGCCCACACCACCGCGATCGCCAAGGCCGCCGGGCTGAAGGCCAAGCACGCGGCGTTGGAAACGGAATTGACTCAGGTCCGCAAAGACGTCGAACGGCTGAACCGGGATTCGGCTCGGCTGAATGAGTTGGCTTGGGAAGCCAAGATCGCCGAGCGTGATTACCTGGAACACACACGCCGTTACGACGAAGCACGAATCACGCACGACTTGGATCGCGAAAATCTGTCGGACGTGTCGATCGTCCAAGACGCTTCGCTGAACCTGAAAAAATCGTCCCCCTCCCGAGCACTGCTGGCCATCGTCGGTGCATTTCTGGGGCTGTCGCTGGGGCTGCTGCAGGCTTTCCTGCGTGACACTGGCGATGCGACAGGCCGGTCCGTTGATCGTGAGTTTGCGGGACCAGAATCTCGCATCGATCCGATCCACGATGACGTGGCGGCACCAAGATGGACAAACGGGGCAGATCAAATGGATGCGGAGCACGTCGCCGAATCACGCGACTTGGTGACGAGCGGGGCTGGTAACACGAACACGCATTCCGCTACCGAATCAAACTTGCCTCGATGA